The sequence CGGCTGGCGCCGTTGACCAACACCACAGCAGGTTTGTAACCGTCTTCCGCCTGACCGCTGACATATCCCATCGGTTTGTTGATCAGAATGGTGACACGTTTAGCCTGTTCGGCACTGGCCTGGCGTTCAACCGTGACGTGTTGGTGCGGGAGTACTTTGCTGCCAAGTTCGGAGATGATGATGCCATCCACACGGACCCAGCCGCGGGCAATCCATTCATCAGCTTCACGGCGCGAGCACAGGCCGAGTTCGGACATGCGTTTGGAAAGGCGTAGTAGTTCAGTCATATGATGCAAATCAGTGGAGGAAGTTCTGTATAAGGTAGTGTATCAAGCTTCGGACAGCTACATTGGTGCGGCGGGGCCCGGTGCGATCATACTCTTATAGTTGAGGACAACTGCTGAGCACGACTGCATTTCCATCGTGCGCTTCGAACGAAGCAACAGAGACTTACGCTGCGCCAGAACTTGCTCTACTTAATCAGGTACTCCTTTAAAATAAATGGGGAAAGCTAAAACAGACCGCGGCGCTAACTCTAAACCTGCAAAGCGTCGAGCAAGTCCGTTTCCAGTTGTAATTGAAGGCGGTTATGACTAAGGGCCTTGCCATCGACGAGAAACACGTCCTCGACGCGCTCGCCTAATGTCATGATTTTAGCCGTGTGTAAATTAATTTTGTATTTTGCGAGCACATTCGCGATTAAGTACAATAATCCAGCACGATCATTCGCCGTGATGGCCAATAAATAATATTGCCCGCGCTCATCAGGCTGCAAGTCCACGGTCGGCGTCACCGGAAACGTGCGCGATAGCCGCGACAAGCGGCCGCGAGTGGGCGAGGGCAGTGGAACGCGCGCCTCAAGTTGTTCGGTTAGTTCGTGCTCGATGAGATTAATGATGTCGCGGTAATGTTTGGCGAACAATGGCGCACTCAATAAAAACGTATCGAGCGCGTAGCCATGCTTGGTGGTGTGAATTTTTGCATCCAGAATACTGAAGTTTTTGCTTTCGAAATAGCTGCAAATACGCGCGAATAAATCGGTCTCGTCTGGCGTGTAAACTGCCACCTGCAAGCCCTCCCCAATTGGGGCCAGTCGCGCTTTAACGATCGGTTTAGGGCTATTGACCAGCGTGTAGAAGGAGCGTGTTTGCCACGCTATATCGGCGGCGTCATGGCGCAAAAAGTACGCTACGTCGAGTTGCTCCCACAAAGGCTCATGCGCATCGTTTGGCAAGCCATATAAGCGCAAAGTTCTCAATGCATCTTCTTGCGTATTCTTTAATTCGCGGTCGGCAGAGGGGGTTTCACCGCCCAATACGCGTAGCGTAATACGATATAAGTCTTCCAGCAATTTGCCTTTCCAGGCGTTCCATACCTTAGGACTGGTACCGCGAATATCGGCGACCGTTAGCAGGTAGAGTGCCGTCAGATGGCGCTCATCTTTGACCGTTTTGACGAAAGCCAAAATGACATCGGGATCCGACATATCTTGCTTTTGCGCTACCTGCGACATGGTCAGGTGTTGCTGCACCAAAAACACGACGAGCTCGGTGTCTTCGACCGTCAGCCCGTGTTGCTGGCAAAATTGCTGAGCGTCGGCCATGCCAAGTTGAGAATGATCGCCGCCGCGACCTTTCGCGATGTCGTGAAATAACGCAGCGATATAAAGTATCCAGGGACGCGGAAAATTCGCAATCAACTGGCTGCAAAAAGGATATTCGTGCGCATGGTCGCTAAGCGTGAAGCGGCGCACATTCCGCACGACCATCAAAATGTGCTGGTCAACGGTGTAGACGTGAAAAAGGTCGTGCTGCATCTGGCCTACGATACGCCGAAAGTTAGGGAGATAGCGTCCCAGCACGCCGGTCTCAGTCATCCCGCGCAATGCGTGCGTGATGCCTTGAGGTGCCTGAATAATCTGCAAAAATAATGCGCGGTTGGCAGGATTGCGACGGAAAGCCGCATCAATTTTCGCGCGGGCATGCCAGAGCGCCCGCCGCGTGCGCACGGTCATGTCCTTAAGTTGTGTATCCTGAGCGATCAACAGGAACAATTCAAGCATCGTCGACGGCATGGTCTCAAATTGATCATTGGTCGCGATGTCAATCAGACCGTTAATTTGATTAAAGCGGGCGTTAATTGGCCGGGGGACATTCGGCTGCGGGAACAAGTACCCCTCAATGTTTTGCAAAAGAACCAGATTAAGCTGGGTTACTGCCTTGGCAGCCCAGTAATACCGCTGCATCAGATATTCACTTGCGCGCCTGGTTTCCGTCGTCTTGAAGCCCAGAGTCTCAGCAATCGGCGTCTGAACGTCAAACACCAATCGATCCTCGCGGCGATTTGTATGAATATGCAGCCGAATGCGGATGTCTTTAAAGGCGCGCTCTTTTTGCCGCAATTGGCGGGCTTCGGTTGCGGTAATCAGCGACCGTTTTGCTAATTGCGCCCAGGAATCGCCTAAGCCAGCGGCTTTAGCAACCCACAAGATGACTTGCAAATCGCGTAAGCCGCCCGGGCTTTCTTTGCAATTTGGCTCGAGGCTGAATGCTGTATCTTCGAACTTCACGTGGCGTTGGCGCATCTCGAGCTTTTTCGCCTGGAAAAAAGCACGAGGGTCCATCGCCGCGTTGTAGCGCTTTTGTAATTCGGTGAAAAGAGGCTTGTTGCCAGTCACCAGCCGAGCTTCGAGCAAGCTGGTCTTGACGGTGATGTCGGCCGCAGCCTCTGTCATGCATTCGTCGACGGTCCGGATACTGTGACCGATTTCCAGGCCAATATCCCAGAACAATTGAACGAGTTGTTCCAGATTATTTTTTAAATCGGCGTCCGGGGGGACTTCTAATAAAATTAATAGATCAACATCTGAGTGTGGAAATAACTCGCCCCGTCCGTAACCGCCCACGGCTACCAGAGCAGCGGATGCAGGTAACTGAAGTAGCTTCCAGGCCAAAGTCAGCGCAGTATCGACGCTTTGTCGTAATTGCTTCAGTAACGGTTCCGGTTTACCGTTGAGCAAAAAAGCATTGATGACGGATTGCCGTTCGGTTTTAAGTTGATTTTTTAAGGTTTTGGCAAGTGTCGACATAGCGATGCTAAAGGAAGCGAAAAGGGCGGTTGTACCGGCTACAAAATCGTTTGTTTATTACAATTCTACGCCCACTAACATGACGCTTATTACATTCGCTAACTTCATTCATTACAGACGCTAAATGACAATTTTGAACCCGCGAGCCGCCTAGGAGCCTTTCTGTAACGAAAGACCGCCCAGACGCAATGATGCCCGATTATATGTGATGATTTATAAGTAATGAATTTTTTGCAAGATTATCTTATGCAATGAAAGCGGGAGGAGGTGGTGTTCCGGCCGATTTGGTCAGAATTTCATATCCCGTTTCCGTCACGAGAACGGTGTGCTCCCATTGAGCCGACAAACTACGATCTTTGGTGCGTATGGTCCAGCCGTCGCCCATTTCACGAACGTCGCGTCGGCCAGCATTGATCATTGGCTCAACGGTAAAAATCATACCTGCTTCCAATCTTTCCAGGGTGCCCGGACGTCCATAATGGAGTACTTGCGGTTCTTCATGGAAGACCTTGCCGATGCCATGCCCGCAAAATTCACGGACGACGCTATATCCGGCTTTTTCTGCGTGCTGTTGTATCACATGGCCGATATCGCCCAAATGCGCGCCGGGTTTGATTTTGGCGATTCCAAGCCACATGCATTCGTAGGTGATGTCACCAAGTCGCTTCGCCATGATAGAAGGTTCGCCAGCATAAAACATGCGACTGGTATCGCCGTGATAGCCATCCTTGATAACGGTAATGTCAAGATTCACGACATCGCCGTTTTTGAGCACTTTATCGCCTGGAATGCCATGACAAATCACATCGTTCACCGATGTGCAGATGGCTTTGGGATAAGGAGTGTAGCCAGGAGGGCAATAATTCAAGGGGGCCGGAATAGTTCCTTGTACGTTTGTCATGTATTCATGACAGAGGCGATCCAGCTCACCGGTAGTTACCCCCACCTTAACGTGAGGGGTAATGAAATCAAGGACTTCCGAAGCCAATTTGCCAGCGATGCGCATGCCAGCGATATCTTCGGCTGTTTTAATTGAAATTGAGGACATAGGTGAATAAATTTTGGTAAAAAATGCAGAATAATATCGAAAAAACCACAAATCGAATTCGGCCAGAGTCGGGCCGATTTACCTTTGAGATTTGTCAGCTGGCCATATTAAAGCGAATACTAGCCTTGTTTAACGCTGATTATAGACGAGCTAGCTCCGTTTCGCTTAAAACAGGTATCGGACACTTGAAGTATCGTCCTGTTTTGAGGTAGAATCTTGGGCTGGCCGGAATTGCTATTCAGGCAGTGGTAAGTTTCATAGGTAGCTAAAGTGAAATACGACGCAAACCAAGGTCGTTGCTTGCCGTTTTAAATGCGCGTTTAGATGTGCATTAGATGTATCAATCGTTGTTTTAAATCGCGAATCCGCTCGAAAAGGGTGCCCCTCTTGTTCATACAAGTTTGGTGACTGAGCAGATTCCAGACCCAACCCTGGAGAAAATTATGTCCGTAACAATGCTTGAAATGCTGGAAGCCGGTGTCCACTTCGGTCATCAAACTCGTTTCTGGAACCCAAAGATGGCTCCGTACATCTTCGGTCATCGCAACAAAATTCACATTGTCAATCTGGAAAAAACCCTTGGTATGTATCAAGAGGCGATGAAGTATGTTCGCCAATTGTCATCCAATCGCGGCAACATCCTGTTTGTCGGTACCAAGCGTCAAGCGCGCGAAATTATCGCTGCTGAAGCTGCACGTTCAGGTTCGCCTTTCGTTGACCAACGTTGGTTGGGCGGTATGCTGACTAACTTCAAAACTATCAAGACTTCGATCAAGCGCCTGAAAGAAATGGAAGCTTCGATCGCTGACGGTTCAGTTGAAAATCTGAGCAAAAAAGAAGGTCTGATGTTTCAGCGTGAAATGATCAAGCTGCAAAAAGCTATTGGTGGTATCAAGGATATGGGCGGCATTCCTGACGCAATCTTTGTTATCGACGTCGGTTACCATAAAGGCGCGATCACTGAAGCTACAAAACTGGGTATCCCGGTTATCGGCGTTGTTGATACTAACCACTCCCCGGAAGGCGTAACTTACATCATCCCTGGTAACGACGATTCGTCTAAAGCGATTGCGTTGTACGCTCGTGGTGTAGCTGATGCAATCATTGAAGGGCGTGCTAACGCCGTCAATGACATCGTTGAGCTAATCAAAGCCAACGCTGGTGATGAGTTTGTTGAGGTTAACGATCAGGCGTAATTCCTGAAATTGAAGTAATGTACTTCAACCGAAAAAGGGGGCAGCAATGGCCCCTTTTTTTGTATATCCCGAATATTTTTGACTGATGGTGTGGAGGGCGGTTTGCGAACGGTTCAGGTAACCAGACGGCGAACGGATTCTTCCGCACCAATTCTAGGAGATTGATATGGCAGTTATTACTGCAGCACTGGTTGGTGAATTGCGCGCAAAAACTGATGCGCCAATGATGGAATGCAAAAAAGCGTTGACCGAAGCCGATGGCGATATGGTCAAAGCAGAAGAAATATTGCGTGTGAAATTGGGTGGAAAGGCTTCTAAAGCCGCTTCACGTATCACTGCAGAAGGCGTTGTTGCCGCTTATATCACGGGCGGCGTCGGCGCATTGGTCGAAGTTAATTGCGAAACTGACTTCGTTACTAAAAACGATGAGTTCATTGCATTGGTCAATGCTTGCGCCAAACTGGCGGCGGAAAATAACCCGGCCGATATTGCCGCGTTATCGGCTTTGCCGTTAAATGGTGGTACTGTCGAATCTTGCCGTACGGAATTAATCGGCCGTATCGGTGAGAACATGTCGATTCGTCGTTTTCAACGTTTTGAAACTAGCGCCAAGCTGGCATCTTATATCCATGGCACCAGCATTGGCGTAATGGTCGAGTACGATGCTGCGAACGAGCAAGTCGGTAAAGACGTTGCTATGCATATCGCTGCTATGAAGCCGGTTTCGTTATCGTCAGACCAGGTGCCTGCTGAGTTAATTGAAAAAGAACGCTCGGTTGCGACGCTGAAGGCCGCCGAATCTGGCAAGCCTGCTGAAATCGCTGCAAAAATGATTGAAGGCTCGGTACAGAAATTTCTGAAAGAAGTTTCTTTGTTGAATCAGTCATTTGTCAAAAACGACAAGCAAACGGTTGAACAGATGCTTAAAGAAGCGAATGCCAGTGTTAAGTCTTTTGCGATGTTTGTTGTCGGTGAGGGCATTGAGAAAAAAGTGGATGACTTTGCTGCAGAGGTTGCGGCAACAGTTGCTGCAGCCGGACAAGCCTAAGTATTACGAAAGAGCGGGCCGCAAGGCCCGTTTTTTTGGGTGTAGGGAATCTTTTCTCGCATTCGTGGACTAAAGGGCGCGGTCAGGATTTGTGAAGTCAGCCGGTGCTTATTTCAACAGTGAATTTGCGGTGGCCGGCTTAGCTGAATTCATCAAGTAAAATCGTAATACAAAAATCGTAGTGCAGGCCTGAATTAAATGACCATTTGCACTTTCTTGGAAGTGCGGCCTGGAATAGCTAGCGAAATAATAAAAATACGTAATAATTAATTGTTAATCGGAAGAACCAAGGACTCAGACCATGACCAAACCAGCATATAAGCGTGTTCTCCTTAAGCTCTCCGGTGAAGCCCTGATGGGTAATGATGCCTATGGCATTAATCGAGCGACCATTGACCGTATGGTGTCCGATGTGGCCGAAATTGCCAGATTAGGCGTGCAACTTGCCATCGTTATTGGCGGCGGTAATATTTTCCGCGGAGTCGCACCGGGTGCAGAAGGAATGGATCGGGCCACGGCAGATTACATGGGAATGTTGGCCACGGTGATGAATTCACTGGCGTTGGCAGATGCCATGCGTCAGGCGGGATTGACCGCGCGCGTCATGTCGGCGATCAGTATTGAGCAAGTCGTTGAGCCATATGTGCGGCCAAAGGCGTTGCAATACCTGGAAGAAGATAAAGTTGTGATTTTTGCGGCAGGAACCGGTAATCCATTTTTTACCACGGATACCGCGGCAGCTTTACGCGGATCCGAAATTGGCGCAGAAATAGTACTAAAAGCGACGAAAGTTGACGGAGTTTATAGTGCTGATCCTCAGAAGGATCCTGCTGCGACTCGGTATACTACTATTACATTTGACGAAGTTATTACTAAGCACCTTCAGGTAATGGATGCCACGGCATTTGCATTGTGCCGTGATCAAAAGTTGCCAATCAAAGTGTTTTCAATCAATAAGCCAGGCGCCCTGTTGCGTGTGAT is a genomic window of Glaciimonas sp. PAMC28666 containing:
- the rpsB gene encoding 30S ribosomal protein S2, with product MSVTMLEMLEAGVHFGHQTRFWNPKMAPYIFGHRNKIHIVNLEKTLGMYQEAMKYVRQLSSNRGNILFVGTKRQAREIIAAEAARSGSPFVDQRWLGGMLTNFKTIKTSIKRLKEMEASIADGSVENLSKKEGLMFQREMIKLQKAIGGIKDMGGIPDAIFVIDVGYHKGAITEATKLGIPVIGVVDTNHSPEGVTYIIPGNDDSSKAIALYARGVADAIIEGRANAVNDIVELIKANAGDEFVEVNDQA
- the tsf gene encoding translation elongation factor Ts → MAVITAALVGELRAKTDAPMMECKKALTEADGDMVKAEEILRVKLGGKASKAASRITAEGVVAAYITGGVGALVEVNCETDFVTKNDEFIALVNACAKLAAENNPADIAALSALPLNGGTVESCRTELIGRIGENMSIRRFQRFETSAKLASYIHGTSIGVMVEYDAANEQVGKDVAMHIAAMKPVSLSSDQVPAELIEKERSVATLKAAESGKPAEIAAKMIEGSVQKFLKEVSLLNQSFVKNDKQTVEQMLKEANASVKSFAMFVVGEGIEKKVDDFAAEVAATVAAAGQA
- the pyrH gene encoding UMP kinase encodes the protein MTKPAYKRVLLKLSGEALMGNDAYGINRATIDRMVSDVAEIARLGVQLAIVIGGGNIFRGVAPGAEGMDRATADYMGMLATVMNSLALADAMRQAGLTARVMSAISIEQVVEPYVRPKALQYLEEDKVVIFAAGTGNPFFTTDTAAALRGSEIGAEIVLKATKVDGVYSADPQKDPAATRYTTITFDEVITKHLQVMDATAFALCRDQKLPIKVFSINKPGALLRVIMGEDEGTLVHV
- the map gene encoding type I methionyl aminopeptidase → MYSPMSSISIKTAEDIAGMRIAGKLASEVLDFITPHVKVGVTTGELDRLCHEYMTNVQGTIPAPLNYCPPGYTPYPKAICTSVNDVICHGIPGDKVLKNGDVVNLDITVIKDGYHGDTSRMFYAGEPSIMAKRLGDITYECMWLGIAKIKPGAHLGDIGHVIQQHAEKAGYSVVREFCGHGIGKVFHEEPQVLHYGRPGTLERLEAGMIFTVEPMINAGRRDVREMGDGWTIRTKDRSLSAQWEHTVLVTETGYEILTKSAGTPPPPAFIA
- a CDS encoding [protein-PII] uridylyltransferase, with protein sequence MSTLAKTLKNQLKTERQSVINAFLLNGKPEPLLKQLRQSVDTALTLAWKLLQLPASAALVAVGGYGRGELFPHSDVDLLILLEVPPDADLKNNLEQLVQLFWDIGLEIGHSIRTVDECMTEAAADITVKTSLLEARLVTGNKPLFTELQKRYNAAMDPRAFFQAKKLEMRQRHVKFEDTAFSLEPNCKESPGGLRDLQVILWVAKAAGLGDSWAQLAKRSLITATEARQLRQKERAFKDIRIRLHIHTNRREDRLVFDVQTPIAETLGFKTTETRRASEYLMQRYYWAAKAVTQLNLVLLQNIEGYLFPQPNVPRPINARFNQINGLIDIATNDQFETMPSTMLELFLLIAQDTQLKDMTVRTRRALWHARAKIDAAFRRNPANRALFLQIIQAPQGITHALRGMTETGVLGRYLPNFRRIVGQMQHDLFHVYTVDQHILMVVRNVRRFTLSDHAHEYPFCSQLIANFPRPWILYIAALFHDIAKGRGGDHSQLGMADAQQFCQQHGLTVEDTELVVFLVQQHLTMSQVAQKQDMSDPDVILAFVKTVKDERHLTALYLLTVADIRGTSPKVWNAWKGKLLEDLYRITLRVLGGETPSADRELKNTQEDALRTLRLYGLPNDAHEPLWEQLDVAYFLRHDAADIAWQTRSFYTLVNSPKPIVKARLAPIGEGLQVAVYTPDETDLFARICSYFESKNFSILDAKIHTTKHGYALDTFLLSAPLFAKHYRDIINLIEHELTEQLEARVPLPSPTRGRLSRLSRTFPVTPTVDLQPDERGQYYLLAITANDRAGLLYLIANVLAKYKINLHTAKIMTLGERVEDVFLVDGKALSHNRLQLQLETDLLDALQV